Within Malus domestica chromosome 04, GDT2T_hap1, the genomic segment GCGGCAAACATGCAACAAGCTATGTGCATGAATAACACCTAGCTCGCATTCAGTGCTTATAAAACGAACCCAAAACAACTGCAAAAACGCTCACACAGAAATTAACTGAAGCAGAAAAATGGGGAAGGCGAAGCAGTTAGCAAAGGTACTAGGATCACTAGAGGGTTTCACAACCAAAGAGAATTGGGACAGGTTCTTCATCGCCATCCAAGACGGCAACTATGCCTTCGAGTGGTACGAGGACTGGCCTGAGCTCCAAGGCCCACTGCTGTCCAATCTCCCAAAGCCCGAGTCCCAAACCCTACCGCTGCAATTACTCGTGCCCGGTTGCGGTACTTCCCACCTGTCTGAGCACCTCTATGATGCCGGATTTAAGGCCATCACCAACATTGACCTATCTGAGGTCGCCATTTCGGACATGCTGCGCCGCAATGCGCGTATACGCCCTGGTATGAAGTGGCAAGTCATGGACGTCACTGCCATGCAGGTACTACTATAATTAATCACAATCCATTAATCGACTCGAAACTGGAAGCAAATAAAGAGCTAGCGAGTTTGTCCTAATTAATTCAGTGCTAATTATTGTTTAATCATGGCTTAATTTCAATGCAGTTCGAGGATGAGAGCTTTGACGTTGTTGTTGATAAAGGCGGCTTAGATGCTTTGATGGACCCAGAGTTTGGCGTGCAGATGGGCAATCAATTTTTACAAGAGGTGTCCTGTAGAACTTCGTAATACTGTATTTGCATGGCGTCGCGTGTGTACGTATTTGCAGAGAGAT encodes:
- the LOC103443552 gene encoding uncharacterized protein, whose translation is MGKAKQLAKVLGSLEGFTTKENWDRFFIAIQDGNYAFEWYEDWPELQGPLLSNLPKPESQTLPLQLLVPGCGTSHLSEHLYDAGFKAITNIDLSEVAISDMLRRNARIRPGMKWQVMDVTAMQFEDESFDVVVDKGGLDALMDPEFGVQMGNQFLQEVNRVLKFGGKFICFTWAWSDVLGSLFSTFRFGWKVGFHAIPLNLSTKPQGHNLQTFMMVAEKEIPTALHQIAISSLKTASHENQGCSFQLEAFETENRIRRECSTSVTTGSDVLCALEDQWSGRVRN